A single window of Chondrinema litorale DNA harbors:
- a CDS encoding class I SAM-dependent methyltransferase: MTYNRIISEVSFSKAVDIKRLGFIIKAIESYTKGDRKVLDVGCGNGLITMELGKIGYQVKGVDISNKTIDKAIANNNLTNVTFEVADVEVLSIQDVKYDVIICSEVLEHLKEPGKMLIILKRLLKENGILIVTVPNGKGPRELFITKPMQWLKTNTPQIWVIVDKVKHHLGYDGKTEQSDADDLTHIHFFTKKKLNKLSSDKGYSILKFGKANFLGDVFPFSFIMKKSLKLQYFDCNLADILPHYFTCGFNTVWKKNNAC; this comes from the coding sequence ATGACATATAATAGAATTATATCAGAGGTTAGTTTCTCTAAAGCAGTTGATATTAAAAGATTGGGATTTATAATAAAAGCTATTGAATCTTATACTAAAGGTGATAGGAAAGTTTTAGATGTGGGGTGTGGCAATGGACTTATTACTATGGAACTTGGAAAAATTGGCTATCAAGTTAAAGGAGTTGATATAAGTAATAAAACTATTGATAAGGCAATTGCTAATAATAATTTAACAAATGTCACATTTGAAGTAGCCGATGTTGAAGTATTATCTATTCAGGATGTAAAGTATGATGTAATCATTTGCAGTGAAGTACTTGAGCATCTTAAAGAACCTGGTAAGATGTTGATAATCTTAAAAAGATTATTAAAAGAAAATGGTATTTTAATTGTGACTGTTCCAAATGGAAAGGGCCCAAGAGAATTATTTATCACAAAACCTATGCAATGGCTAAAAACAAATACTCCTCAGATTTGGGTTATAGTGGATAAAGTTAAACACCATTTAGGTTATGATGGTAAAACAGAGCAATCTGATGCTGATGATCTCACTCATATACATTTTTTCACAAAGAAAAAATTAAATAAATTATCTTCTGATAAAGGATATTCTATTTTAAAGTTTGGTAAGGCTAATTTTTTGGGTGATGTTTTCCCTTTTTCATTTATTATGAAAAAGTCTTTAAAATTACAGTATTTTGACTGTAATTTAGCTGATATTCTTCCTCATTATTTTACATGTGGATTTAATACAGTTTGGAAAAAAAATAATGCATGTTAA
- a CDS encoding glycosyltransferase gives MAGKNIIYIGLGTWDGSTSKNSVRLMSILGDNNKVLFVNYQYTLKDVILALFKMNSFSVPLLKILGLNKRIEEKNTLSGNKVNVLTLYPLLSINFISQKKLFLLALKINNWILRTCVKKYMKKLSFDTSDTTIVYGFNPFMGIYNIGEFNEKRNIYYCYDQIKAAKWASKHGEEVENMFIKKVDTVITTSRALYEEKSHLNKNCILIQNGVDFELFNKAYSEDCINTNKSNPVIGYVGVIDDRIDFNLIKFLAENLTNYSFKFVGKVTEKGACEKIIQSQKNIEFLGEIKYEEVMVFLKEFDLCIIPFVKNEFTRNIYPIKINEYLAAGKPVVSTDFANLQEFVQIVSICQSKNEFLDSIQQEFILNNHDKITKRIELAKQNSWGNRANAFSKLIR, from the coding sequence ATGGCAGGAAAAAATATTATTTACATTGGATTAGGTACTTGGGATGGAAGTACATCTAAAAATAGTGTGAGATTAATGTCAATATTAGGAGATAATAACAAAGTACTTTTTGTAAATTATCAATATACATTGAAAGATGTAATACTAGCTTTATTTAAAATGAATAGTTTCTCAGTTCCATTGCTGAAAATATTAGGTTTAAATAAGAGAATTGAAGAAAAGAATACACTTAGTGGTAATAAAGTTAATGTACTAACATTATATCCACTTTTATCAATAAATTTTATAAGTCAAAAAAAGCTATTTTTGCTAGCCTTAAAAATTAATAATTGGATATTAAGAACTTGTGTCAAAAAATATATGAAAAAATTGTCATTTGATACAAGTGATACAACTATAGTATATGGTTTTAATCCATTTATGGGAATATATAACATTGGTGAATTTAATGAGAAAAGGAATATATATTATTGTTATGATCAGATAAAAGCTGCTAAGTGGGCTTCTAAGCATGGAGAAGAAGTAGAAAATATGTTTATCAAAAAAGTTGATACAGTAATCACAACATCGAGAGCTTTATATGAAGAAAAAAGCCATTTGAATAAAAATTGTATACTGATACAAAATGGAGTTGATTTTGAATTATTCAACAAAGCCTATTCAGAAGATTGTATTAATACTAATAAAAGTAATCCTGTTATTGGATACGTTGGAGTTATAGATGATAGAATTGACTTCAATTTGATAAAATTTCTTGCAGAAAATTTAACAAATTACTCTTTTAAATTTGTTGGCAAAGTAACAGAAAAGGGAGCTTGTGAAAAAATAATACAAAGTCAAAAAAACATAGAGTTTTTAGGGGAAATTAAATATGAAGAAGTAATGGTTTTTCTTAAAGAATTCGATTTATGTATAATACCTTTTGTTAAAAATGAATTTACTAGAAATATTTATCCTATAAAAATTAATGAATATTTGGCTGCTGGAAAACCTGTAGTTTCTACAGATTTTGCTAATCTACAAGAGTTTGTTCAAATCGTAAGTATTTGTCAATCTAAAAATGAGTTTTTAGATTCAATTCAACAAGAGTTTATATTAAATAACCACGACAAAATAACAAAAAGAATTGAATTAGCAAAGCAGAATTCTTGGGGAAACCGTGCTAATGCTTTTAGTAAATTAATTAGATAA
- a CDS encoding glycosyltransferase encodes MTYFALSTIYVLLFAIAGRFYKKKNYGLKSDNSKASIAVFIPAYKEDAIMLPIAKQLLLSDYPENLFDLIVIADSFKRQTIISLKELPIKVVEVSWVKSTKAKSLNYALNLFDGKYDIAVISDADNILEKRFLNKINAVYQNGANAIQGCRVAKNLSTPFSILDAASEAINNHVFRKGANALGLSSALIGSGMAFQYKMLKDFLNKIDAVGGFDKELQLEIIEKGHNISYIDDAIVYDEKIENSTSFGNQRKRWLSTQFIYLRKSFYKGLIELKKGNFSYFNLSILVNVFLSRVLTLGSLIVLTLGYFLFDINILFKFYLLLLCIYCFALLISLPKRMYNKRTFFALLRLPKAFYIMLLSLLKIKGANKDFIHTTHTNTSIDNSALL; translated from the coding sequence TTGACATATTTTGCTTTGTCAACAATATATGTATTATTATTTGCAATAGCAGGAAGGTTTTATAAGAAGAAAAACTATGGTTTAAAAAGTGATAATTCAAAAGCATCTATTGCTGTTTTTATACCTGCTTATAAAGAAGATGCAATAATGTTACCAATTGCTAAACAATTATTATTGAGCGATTATCCTGAAAACTTATTTGATCTAATTGTCATAGCAGATTCATTTAAAAGACAAACAATAATAAGCTTAAAAGAGCTACCTATTAAAGTAGTGGAAGTTTCTTGGGTTAAAAGTACTAAGGCTAAATCTTTAAATTATGCTCTTAATCTTTTTGATGGGAAATATGACATAGCTGTAATTAGTGATGCAGATAACATATTAGAAAAAAGATTTCTGAATAAAATTAATGCAGTTTATCAAAATGGTGCTAATGCAATACAAGGATGTAGAGTCGCTAAGAATCTTAGCACGCCTTTCTCTATACTTGATGCTGCAAGTGAAGCCATTAATAATCATGTATTTAGAAAAGGAGCAAATGCATTAGGGTTATCTTCTGCATTAATTGGTTCAGGGATGGCATTTCAGTATAAAATGTTAAAGGATTTTCTTAATAAGATAGATGCAGTAGGTGGTTTTGATAAAGAGTTACAACTTGAAATAATAGAAAAGGGACATAATATATCATATATAGACGATGCAATAGTATATGATGAAAAAATAGAAAACTCCACTTCATTTGGTAATCAAAGAAAAAGATGGTTGTCAACTCAATTTATATATTTAAGGAAATCCTTTTATAAAGGATTGATAGAATTAAAAAAGGGGAATTTCAGTTATTTTAATCTTTCAATCTTAGTAAACGTTTTCTTGTCAAGAGTACTCACATTAGGAAGTTTGATTGTTCTAACTTTAGGTTATTTCCTATTTGATATAAATATATTATTTAAATTTTATTTATTGCTCCTTTGTATTTATTGCTTTGCACTTTTAATATCTCTTCCTAAAAGAATGTATAATAAGAGAACTTTTTTTGCTCTTCTTAGGCTACCTAAAGCATTTTATATTATGTTATTGTCACTTTTAAAAATTAAAGGGGCAAATAAAGATTTCATACACACTACTCATACAAATACAAGTATTGATAACAGTGCACTACTATGA
- a CDS encoding oligosaccharide flippase family protein, producing the protein MLKSFKLKYSYWINSVFFTLAQRLSVMLVGIGAFLILVRVLSKEEMGGYALFFTIITIFEVTRDGLIKNTVIRFINISNTEEINEIQSAALLLNIAYTLLFVLIILAISDFLSMYWHAPQLDDMLYIYCITSVISVFFSHIEYIQQANLHFKGIFLIYFVKQGCYFLFIVISLFLKNISLYQLALLQCIAVFIATFFGFIYARKFLLKRFTFSINYIINQWKYGRFVLATNISSQTLRTVDHFMLASLVSTPAVALYNTSVRISNLLDMPSKAVAEALFPKSVQKSTDGKEQVARLYEQTTGSILAVLAPMCLFIFIFPDLIIKIIAGEKYLDAVPILRVAVIYSLLLPFQKQFGTIMDASGKPKINFIVNLILAIYNIIIVYFLVKLLGLIGAAYGLLLTLVLALIINQILLKREFGVKTSSVLTHAMFFYLVVIRFLKKKSINT; encoded by the coding sequence ATGTTAAAGTCATTCAAATTAAAATATTCTTACTGGATCAACTCTGTTTTTTTTACATTAGCCCAACGGCTTTCTGTGATGTTGGTAGGTATTGGAGCCTTTCTGATTTTGGTAAGAGTTCTTAGTAAAGAAGAAATGGGGGGGTATGCTTTGTTTTTCACTATAATTACAATTTTTGAAGTAACCAGAGATGGTCTAATTAAAAATACCGTAATTCGTTTTATTAATATATCAAATACAGAAGAAATAAATGAAATTCAAAGTGCCGCACTTTTATTAAATATTGCTTATACTCTTTTATTTGTATTAATTATATTAGCTATTTCAGACTTTTTAAGTATGTATTGGCATGCTCCTCAACTAGATGATATGCTATATATTTACTGTATTACTTCTGTAATTTCTGTTTTTTTCTCTCATATTGAATATATCCAACAGGCAAATTTACATTTTAAAGGTATCTTTTTAATTTATTTTGTTAAACAAGGTTGCTATTTCCTTTTTATAGTTATTTCACTTTTTTTAAAAAATATATCACTTTATCAATTAGCTCTATTACAATGTATAGCTGTCTTTATTGCCACTTTTTTTGGTTTTATCTATGCTAGAAAGTTTCTTCTAAAACGTTTTACATTTAGCATTAACTATATTATAAATCAATGGAAATATGGACGTTTTGTATTAGCTACAAATATTAGTTCTCAAACATTACGTACTGTCGACCATTTTATGTTAGCATCTTTGGTCTCTACTCCAGCAGTAGCATTATATAATACATCTGTTAGAATATCTAATTTGCTTGATATGCCTTCAAAAGCTGTGGCTGAAGCTCTATTTCCCAAAAGTGTTCAAAAGTCGACTGATGGAAAAGAACAGGTTGCTCGTTTATATGAACAAACAACTGGAAGTATACTGGCTGTATTAGCGCCAATGTGTTTATTTATTTTTATTTTTCCAGATTTGATTATAAAAATAATTGCTGGAGAAAAATATTTGGATGCAGTGCCTATTTTAAGAGTAGCAGTTATTTACAGTCTATTATTGCCATTCCAGAAACAATTTGGAACTATTATGGATGCTAGTGGAAAGCCAAAAATTAATTTTATCGTGAACTTAATACTGGCAATATATAATATAATTATAGTTTATTTTTTGGTGAAATTGCTAGGACTAATAGGAGCAGCTTATGGATTATTATTGACACTTGTATTAGCTTTAATAATAAATCAAATATTACTTAAAAGGGAGTTTGGTGTTAAAACATCTTCAGTATTGACTCATGCAATGTTTTTTTACCTTGTAGTGATTCGTTTTTTAAAAAAAAAATCAATTAATACATAA
- a CDS encoding LA_3751/LA_3752 family putative glycosyltransferase — translation MQSISNRRAIYNINFSIFFGSLYLLFLFFTISNNTFYSGDAGIKFLLIKQFATGCFDVALNLEVPEWVENIWLKGYYPFTQPFVYSNGKENIVSFPFLFQLLNIIPYKYLGIKGMYIIPMISVLVSWIYLKSILEDIGVNKKYREISIFIFVFSTPFTLYAAIYWEHSIAVLFILSGLEMILKEDIKFPILKGVFFGLSTWFRPEAIIFCGLVIIYLTLRNKESKRCIFILPAIATILLFFVTNYLVYNHFLGIHSYQVIHEKHDKITQAYNFFKIDSYLLIRYFPLTITSIFILKLKLKKNDSVKHLFAVGVIFMILVCFFIPNHGGKQWGPRYFLFLIPCILIVISFLWQNISKVNLTNKVKTIIYYLSILLIVFGCYWNTYVGYIYIRNDYKNRVRPGIKALLETKNELVLVNDQLIGQEFTTVFDKKYFFLVDNSKKLTNLISLLIKEKKYFFIYATIEPEKPIDLQNRVKTVNAPYKYGAYYFAEYEIISD, via the coding sequence ATGCAATCGATTAGTAATAGAAGAGCAATATACAATATTAACTTTAGTATTTTTTTTGGTTCATTATATCTTTTATTTCTATTCTTTACAATTAGTAATAATACTTTTTATTCTGGAGATGCAGGAATTAAGTTTTTACTCATAAAACAGTTTGCTACAGGTTGTTTTGATGTTGCTTTAAATTTAGAAGTGCCAGAATGGGTTGAAAATATATGGTTAAAGGGTTATTATCCTTTTACTCAGCCTTTTGTATATTCTAATGGCAAGGAAAATATCGTATCGTTTCCTTTTTTGTTTCAGTTACTTAATATTATTCCATATAAATATTTGGGTATTAAGGGTATGTATATTATACCTATGATTAGCGTTTTGGTAAGCTGGATTTATTTGAAAAGTATTTTAGAAGACATTGGAGTTAATAAAAAATATAGAGAGATAAGTATCTTCATTTTTGTGTTCTCAACTCCCTTTACTTTATATGCTGCTATATATTGGGAACATTCTATTGCAGTTTTGTTTATACTTTCTGGATTAGAAATGATTCTGAAAGAAGACATAAAGTTTCCAATATTAAAGGGAGTGTTTTTTGGATTATCTACTTGGTTTAGACCTGAAGCTATTATTTTTTGTGGATTGGTCATAATTTATCTAACGCTTCGAAACAAAGAAAGCAAAAGGTGTATATTTATTTTACCAGCAATCGCAACGATATTGTTATTTTTTGTAACTAATTATTTAGTATATAATCACTTTTTAGGTATACATAGTTACCAAGTTATACATGAGAAGCATGATAAAATAACACAAGCTTATAATTTCTTTAAGATCGATAGTTATCTTTTAATAAGATATTTTCCATTAACAATAACTAGTATATTTATTCTTAAGCTAAAGCTAAAGAAAAATGATTCAGTTAAACATTTATTTGCAGTTGGCGTAATTTTCATGATTTTAGTTTGCTTTTTTATACCAAATCATGGGGGAAAGCAGTGGGGGCCTCGTTATTTTCTGTTTTTAATACCTTGTATATTAATTGTTATAAGTTTTTTATGGCAAAATATATCAAAAGTCAATCTTACAAATAAGGTTAAAACTATAATATACTATTTGTCAATTTTATTAATAGTATTTGGATGTTATTGGAATACTTATGTTGGATACATTTACATAAGAAATGACTATAAAAATAGAGTGCGACCTGGAATAAAAGCTTTATTAGAAACAAAAAATGAGCTTGTATTAGTAAATGATCAATTAATTGGTCAAGAGTTTACTACTGTTTTTGATAAGAAATATTTTTTTCTAGTCGATAATTCAAAAAAGCTAACAAATCTTATTTCTTTATTAATAAAAGAGAAAAAATATTTTTTCATTTATGCAACAATAGAACCTGAAAAACCAATTGATTTACAAAATAGAGTAAAAACTGTTAATGCACCTTATAAGTATGGAGCTTATTATTTTGCAGAATATGAAATAATTAGTGACTAA
- a CDS encoding sugar transferase — protein MESNQNYFNSIIYSNRTFSEVVTKEVATLNSTEPCTDKIYLYVGESTLNIVNKIDYPGLNFKNVYKAITWLQFRKKSYKEMPYVIFCDANISESELLDLSSFVKDYLDIYYIPLFFFAKKGNINLIRKSSRLKADDLFFEDEDFGNIKYRIESVKRIKNMGKSLIHIDDSKKKQIFTISFKRLLDITIAGVLLFILSPLFLIIAIAIKLETRGTVLYTSYRAGFHYKVFNLYKFRTMFSGADKLMNNISAKENIYKEKDTPFIKLINDSRITKVGAFLRNTSLDELPQLLNIINGDMSLVGNRPLPLYEAEKLMKDESVRRFLAPAGLTGLWQVKKRGKNDMSARERIKLDVFYAKKKSIMMDFWILSKTIPAMIQQEDV, from the coding sequence ATGGAAAGTAATCAAAATTATTTTAACTCAATTATCTATTCAAATCGAACCTTTAGTGAAGTTGTAACTAAAGAAGTTGCTACATTAAATTCGACTGAACCGTGTACTGATAAAATATATCTTTATGTTGGAGAAAGTACCTTAAATATTGTAAATAAAATAGACTATCCAGGTTTAAATTTTAAAAATGTATATAAGGCGATCACATGGTTACAGTTTAGAAAAAAATCTTATAAAGAAATGCCATATGTAATCTTTTGTGATGCTAATATTTCTGAGTCAGAATTGCTTGACTTAAGTTCTTTTGTTAAAGATTATCTAGATATATATTATATTCCGCTTTTCTTTTTTGCAAAAAAAGGTAATATAAATTTGATTAGAAAGTCAAGCAGACTAAAAGCAGATGATTTGTTTTTTGAGGATGAAGATTTTGGTAATATTAAATATAGAATAGAATCTGTGAAGAGAATTAAAAATATGGGAAAATCATTAATCCATATAGATGACTCTAAGAAAAAACAAATATTTACTATTTCTTTTAAACGATTATTAGATATTACTATTGCTGGAGTATTGTTATTTATATTATCCCCATTATTTCTAATTATTGCAATAGCTATCAAACTTGAAACAAGAGGCACAGTTCTTTATACATCATATAGGGCAGGCTTTCATTATAAAGTTTTTAACTTATACAAGTTTCGTACTATGTTCTCAGGTGCTGATAAACTTATGAATAATATTTCAGCAAAAGAAAATATTTATAAAGAAAAAGATACACCATTTATCAAACTAATAAATGATTCTAGGATTACTAAAGTTGGTGCATTTTTGCGTAATACTAGCCTAGATGAGCTTCCTCAATTATTGAATATAATTAATGGAGATATGTCTCTAGTAGGTAATCGTCCTCTTCCTTTATATGAAGCTGAAAAACTTATGAAAGATGAAAGTGTTAGAAGATTCTTAGCTCCTGCAGGCTTAACGGGTCTTTGGCAGGTAAAAAAAAGAGGGAAAAATGATATGTCTGCTCGAGAAAGAATTAAACTTGATGTTTTTTATGCTAAAAAAAAATCCATTATGATGGACTTTTGGATTTTATCTAAAACAATTCCTGCAATGATTCAGCAAGAAGATGTTTAA
- a CDS encoding glycosyltransferase family 2 protein — MKNEMQSKPFISIVTINYNQLNVTLEFLNSLKVSKYKNFEVIVVDNNSAFNPKETINKLYPEVKVLVNAINLGFAGGNNSGINIAKGDYILLINNDTEISDTLLELLLVPFYQDERVGVVSPKIVFYHSPDLIQYAGFNPLHPITGRTSAVGNMEKDLGQYNYLSETNGAHGCTMMVSRKVIDNVGLMPELYFLYYEEWDWSKQINKAGYKIMYQGNAIIYHKESISTGKNTPLKTYYHTRNRILFMRRHSSPKSLFLFYAFFYFITLPKNTLKCLFTGQLEHVKSLWKGVWWNLKNYKIINI; from the coding sequence ATGAAAAATGAAATGCAAAGTAAGCCTTTTATTTCAATTGTTACCATTAATTACAATCAATTAAATGTCACATTGGAATTTTTGAATTCTCTTAAAGTATCCAAGTATAAAAATTTTGAAGTAATAGTTGTTGATAATAATTCAGCTTTCAATCCGAAAGAAACAATAAATAAATTATATCCTGAAGTCAAAGTTTTAGTGAATGCTATTAATCTTGGTTTTGCTGGAGGTAATAATTCTGGTATTAACATTGCCAAAGGAGATTATATTTTATTAATAAATAATGATACTGAAATTTCAGATACATTATTAGAACTTTTATTAGTGCCATTTTATCAAGATGAAAGAGTAGGGGTTGTTAGTCCTAAAATAGTTTTTTATCATTCACCTGATCTTATTCAGTATGCAGGTTTTAATCCTTTACATCCAATAACAGGGAGAACATCTGCAGTTGGGAATATGGAGAAGGATTTAGGACAGTATAATTATCTTTCAGAAACCAATGGAGCACATGGGTGTACAATGATGGTAAGTAGAAAAGTAATAGATAATGTTGGTTTGATGCCTGAATTATATTTTCTCTATTATGAAGAATGGGATTGGTCAAAGCAGATAAATAAAGCAGGATATAAAATTATGTACCAAGGAAATGCTATTATTTATCATAAAGAATCAATTTCAACAGGTAAGAACACACCTCTTAAAACTTATTATCATACTCGAAACAGAATACTGTTTATGAGAAGACACTCAAGCCCAAAATCGCTCTTTCTATTTTATGCTTTTTTCTATTTTATAACATTGCCAAAAAATACTTTGAAATGTTTATTTACAGGTCAATTAGAGCATGTTAAGAGTTTATGGAAAGGCGTTTGGTGGAATTTGAAAAATTATAAAATTATAAATATATGA
- a CDS encoding glycosyltransferase family 4 protein → MRIGIEAQRLFRKRKHGMEVVALETIKELQKLSPNHEIMVFVKQDQDVCITSTNSCELVELPSASYPVWEQISLRKALKYYDIDLLHCTANTAPLFLKTNLVLTLHDIIYFESISFLGSSYQNFGNLYRRFIVPKVVDNCSCIITVSQFEKERISETLNINPEKIRVVYNAINPNFQVYGNKTLEETRKKYKLPEKFVLHFGNTAPKKNTIGALKAFAEIKRNTQHDDLFLVITDCKDPFIDEILKTINAKEVKKYIKVIDHVNFNEIPFIYNLATVFMYPSLRESFGMPILESMACGTPVVTSSTSSMPEIAGDAALLSDPFDYIQIASSINRYLNNSDLYQKKREGGFRQARKFNWTNSAKEVLSIYNEISV, encoded by the coding sequence ATGAGAATTGGAATTGAGGCGCAAAGACTATTCAGAAAGCGAAAACACGGAATGGAAGTTGTCGCTTTGGAAACTATAAAGGAATTACAAAAACTAAGTCCCAATCATGAAATTATGGTTTTTGTAAAACAGGATCAAGATGTTTGTATTACTTCCACTAACTCTTGTGAACTAGTAGAATTGCCTTCAGCATCTTATCCAGTTTGGGAACAAATATCTTTGAGAAAAGCTTTAAAGTATTATGATATAGATTTACTCCATTGTACAGCAAACACAGCTCCGCTATTTCTTAAGACAAATCTTGTTTTAACACTACACGATATCATCTATTTTGAATCAATATCTTTTTTAGGTAGTTCATATCAAAACTTTGGGAACTTATATCGCAGATTTATAGTGCCAAAAGTAGTTGATAATTGTTCTTGCATTATTACAGTATCACAATTTGAAAAAGAAAGGATATCTGAAACTTTAAATATAAATCCTGAAAAAATAAGAGTTGTTTATAATGCTATTAATCCAAATTTTCAGGTTTATGGTAACAAAACTTTAGAAGAAACAAGGAAAAAATACAAACTACCTGAGAAGTTTGTATTGCATTTTGGAAATACAGCTCCTAAGAAAAATACGATAGGTGCTTTGAAAGCATTTGCTGAAATTAAAAGAAATACGCAGCATGATGATTTGTTTTTAGTTATAACAGATTGTAAGGATCCTTTTATAGATGAAATATTGAAAACGATTAATGCAAAGGAGGTAAAAAAATATATTAAGGTTATTGATCATGTTAATTTTAATGAGATACCTTTTATTTACAATTTGGCGACTGTCTTTATGTATCCTTCATTAAGAGAAAGTTTTGGTATGCCTATATTAGAGTCTATGGCTTGTGGTACACCAGTAGTTACATCTAGTACTTCATCTATGCCTGAAATTGCGGGTGATGCAGCCTTATTGTCTGATCCCTTTGATTACATACAAATTGCTTCATCTATTAATCGATATTTGAATAACTCTGATTTGTATCAAAAAAAGAGAGAGGGAGGTTTTAGACAGGCTAGAAAGTTTAATTGGACAAACAGTGCTAAAGAAGTTTTGAGCATATATAATGAAATTTCAGTATGA
- a CDS encoding response regulator: MKKKILVVEDDPSMGMIVKRILESHYHVIVANNGLSAIHWLSEGNLPDLILTDINMPIIDGKELITNLKRSGLYRNIPIIILTANDKSMIQENFNHFKCEDYIFKPFEPMILKQKVKNILENLYYD; the protein is encoded by the coding sequence ATGAAGAAAAAAATACTTGTTGTAGAGGATGATCCCTCTATGGGAATGATAGTGAAACGAATATTAGAATCACATTACCATGTGATTGTTGCTAATAATGGTCTAAGTGCTATACACTGGTTATCAGAAGGGAACTTGCCAGACCTTATTTTAACTGATATAAATATGCCAATTATAGATGGAAAAGAGTTAATTACAAACTTGAAAAGGAGTGGGCTTTATAGAAATATACCAATTATAATTTTAACAGCTAATGATAAAAGTATGATTCAAGAAAACTTTAATCATTTTAAGTGTGAAGATTATATTTTTAAGCCTTTTGAACCAATGATATTAAAACAAAAAGTTAAGAATATTTTAGAGAATTTATATTATGATTAA
- a CDS encoding endonuclease/exonuclease/phosphatase family protein, producing MKIIKLVQKIIPFVFLIFTSLIVIFSNKIPPSKLWIASFVSNLAPILIVLSIIIFIYSIINRNWISSLFLLVLILIGFDHITTTIQLRNIDYSSIFTTPKRFKVLSYNVSSFRIPPLFSPNYYKADSNLNSIFIKDYISNSDAEIMCFQEFFNDKNSKLYNNIEDLASNKGYNYFISNEPSHNGTTRGLVIISKFPIVNKSNVFISENGYNGACFADVVTPSKDTLRIINAHLESMKIKAINYGFSANIYGKIKYILWAFKHGSIEREKQISKLINCTKLSPYPIILCTDLNDTPYSYTYNELNKILNNSFEYSGRGFDFTLNSESLFFLRIDNQFFSKEIIPLYSTSIQSFNASDHYPVESIYAID from the coding sequence ATGAAGATTATAAAACTAGTTCAAAAAATAATACCTTTTGTATTCTTAATTTTTACAAGTCTTATAGTAATATTTTCTAATAAAATTCCACCTTCAAAATTATGGATAGCTTCTTTTGTAAGTAATTTAGCTCCAATCTTGATTGTATTGTCTATAATAATTTTTATTTATTCTATTATAAATAGAAATTGGATATCTAGTTTATTCCTGTTAGTATTGATATTAATAGGATTCGATCATATTACAACAACTATCCAGTTAAGAAATATTGATTATTCATCAATTTTTACTACTCCAAAGCGTTTTAAAGTATTATCATATAATGTAAGCTCATTTCGTATACCTCCTTTGTTTTCACCAAATTATTATAAAGCTGATAGTAATTTAAATTCAATATTTATTAAAGATTATATTTCAAATAGTGATGCTGAAATAATGTGTTTTCAAGAGTTCTTTAATGATAAAAATTCTAAGTTATATAATAATATAGAGGATCTAGCATCAAATAAAGGTTACAATTATTTCATTTCTAATGAACCAAGCCATAATGGAACTACTAGAGGCTTAGTAATTATTAGTAAATTTCCTATTGTAAATAAATCAAATGTTTTTATAAGTGAAAATGGGTATAATGGTGCTTGTTTTGCCGATGTTGTAACACCTTCTAAAGATACTTTGAGGATTATTAATGCACATTTGGAATCTATGAAAATAAAGGCAATTAATTATGGTTTTTCAGCAAATATATATGGTAAAATAAAATACATACTGTGGGCATTCAAACATGGATCAATTGAAAGAGAAAAACAAATTAGTAAACTTATTAATTGTACAAAATTATCTCCATATCCCATTATATTATGTACTGACTTGAATGATACACCCTATAGTTATACTTATAATGAATTGAATAAAATTTTAAATAATTCTTTTGAATATTCGGGAAGAGGCTTTGACTTTACATTAAATTCGGAATCTTTATTTTTTTTGAGAATAGATAATCAGTTCTTTTCTAAAGAAATAATACCCTTATACTCAACAAGTATACAAAGTTTTAATGCTTCTGATCATTATCCTGTTGAATCAATATATGCAATCGATTAG